The Polaribacter sp. Q13 sequence TCGGTCTCTATCTGCTGTGGGCGTTAGAAATTTGCGTGGATCTGACTCTAGTACGAGAGGACCGAGTTGGACTGACCTCTAGTGTACCTGTTGTTTCGCCAGAAGCATAGCAGGGTAGCTACGTCGGGAAGGGATAAGCGCTGAAAGCATATAAGCGCGAAACCCACCACAAGATGAGATTTCTTTAAAGGGTCGTTGGAGATTACAACGTTGATAGGTCATAGGTGTAAAGGCAGTAATGTCATAGCCAAGTGATACTAATAACCCATAGACTTATGTACGCTTCCCGCCGAAAGGCGGGAGCACAGACTCTTTATTTATTACGAAAAAAACGATATTATTTTACCATATGTTAACTTATACAGTTGGCAGTGAAAATAGTCAGCAGTTGGCAGTAGCAGTATTTATACTGAGACTGAAAACTGAATACTAAAACACTGCATACTGAAAATCTTAGGGTGGTTATAGCATTGGGGCTCACCTCTTCCCATCTCGAACAGAGAAGTTAAGCCCAATCGCGCCGATGGTACTGCATTTATGTGGGAGAGTAGGTCGCCGCCTTTCTTTAAACCTCAATTCTTACGAATTGAGGTTTTTTTTTGTGATAAACTTAACGAGATATAATAATTTTTTTTTTGTATCAGTGACGGGTGTACTTTATTTCTTGTTTATATGGATCTAGTCCAAAAGTGGGGGATTTAGAAATTAGGCATAAATATTTGAGAGTCTAAAAAAGTAAAGAATTTCATATTGCAGATCTAAGTGCTTTAATTTTAGTATTAAAAGTTGAGCTTAAGTTATTTAACAATCGACTTATTTTGAATGTAATTTATGAGACTAATAAAGAATTAATTGATGATGAAATGGGAACCGATTATTAGTTATCTTTTTTAATAAGTACAATACATGTAATTAATTATGCTATGAATTATTAAAAGAACCTTTGCTTTTAATTACAGAATTGATAGAGCATTCTTTAGTGGGGTGGCAAATTTTTTATTTGATTATTGAAAAGGGGATTAGTGAAATTCATTCCTTTTTTATTTTAATATAGCACTGTCTCATAAAGTGTGTAAGTTTTAAAATCTCAGACTAATTAATTAGTCTGAGATTTTTTATTAATTTTAAATTTTCACACACTGATGAAGCTAGAAGATATTTTAAACGAAGATTTTATTGCTAGGTACATTAGTTAACTTATATACGTAAGCTACTCTTATTTAAGCTTGGTATTAGCTCTGTCAATACAAAAAGAGGTGGTTTTTATAATTAAAAACCTAGACTTCAGTAACTAACGATTTAATTCTATTTTGTTAATAAATAATGGTTGGCATTTCACTAAAAACAATCAACTAAAAGTATATATTCGCACACCCTTTTTTCAAATCCATTAACTACGAATTCTAAATACATACATGAGCAACGTAAAAAACTGGTTAAATTATTATAAAAGCAGTTTAACGGACAGTGAAAACTTGGCTGTAGACATATCTAGAATCAAAAATTTATTTCTTCAAAATTATTGCGATTTAAGTTCTGGAAGCATAAGTGCTAAGAATGCGGCAGATATGCTTGATGTGGAAGAAAAAAGAATTAATAGAATAAAGGGTCTCTCCAAAAAAGAAAGCGATAATTGGCATAAAGTATTCGATGCCGAAATTATTATAGCACCTTTTCAGTTAGATTTTCAAACAGATGACCCAAAGTTTAAGCAAAAAACAATTCATCCTTTTTGGATCACGGCTAGAGTAAATCGCTTGGGGCAATTATCTGCACCAAGAGAAATATTTCCTTTAATTGTTCGTAATTATTTAGCACCTGTTGCTGAGGTTGGAAACGATTTTATTTTTTCATCCATAGAAACAATTTCAGAAGCTAGAGAAATAGAAGAACCAGAAGTCGCAGAAGAGGAAGAATTAGATTGGGCTTCTTATTGGGAGTATATAAATCTAATTTTTTCAGAAATTACATCAACAAGCTTAGATAATTATAGGGCAGAAGGATATACAACGAATAATAAAACGACCTACTTTACTAGAAGTTCTAAAATTTCAGCAGCAAAAAGTATTCTTTTTTTGTATGAGAATTTAATAAATGAAACAGAAGAGCTTCCATTAATTTCAAAAATAATAAACCCAAGAAATAGAGAACGAAGAGATCCTATTACCGATAAAGGTTTTTTAGATTACAATCATTTGCATTTAGGGCAAATGTCTAATGAGTTTCCATTGTCTATCAGTCAACGTAAAACCTTATTGTCTTATTTAACTGCAGAAGAAAATGGAATTACAGCCGTAAACGGACCTCCAGGAACCGGTAAAACTACTTTGTTACAAAGTTTGGTAGCTACAGAAGTGGTTAGAGCGGCAATTAACGGAGAAGATGCACCAGTTATTTTGGCGTGTTCCACAAATAATCAGGCGGTAACCAATATTATAGATAGTTTCATTAACTCTAAAAGTACTATGGGGAATTTAGCCGAACGTTGGATTCCGGGTTTTAATGGCTATGCTACGTATTTACCATCAAACTCTAAAAGTGAAAAATCTTTAAAAAACATCAATTACCTTAAAGGAAATATGTTTGGTAATGAAGGTACATTGTGCGATCTAGAAAATGAAAATTATTTACATGATGCTAAGAACTTTTACTATAATAGGTATTCAGATTTTTTTGGTTTTCAGGTAAACTCACTAGAAGAGGCTTGTAACCATCTTCAAGAAGAAATTTCTGTGATAGAAGATAATTTAATGGAGGGAGTTCAGATATCTCAAAATTATTTATCATCCATAGAAAAAGTAAACAATTTATTACTCGATAAGGAAAATTACATTCAAAAAAATGTAATAAAAATTTCAAAATTACAAGAATGGAGAGATATTATCGTTAAGATAAAATCATTTTCTAAAGAACAGACTTTTATCACTGAGATACAACGTTATTTTAAAGTAGATTCCGAAGAAAACACCAATAATTCAGAACATCTTTTTATTGTAAGTAAAGAAACACTAGCTAGTGATAAAACAGCACTAACTTTTATTAAAAAATGTATTGTAGATTTTAATTTAGCATTGTCGTCAAACTTAAAATTAAAAAACTGGAAACATCACAATGATATTGTAGGCTACCCTTTTATTTCAGAAGAGCAAATGTGGGAGTTCGAATATGAAAAAATGGAGGCTAAAGATAAAACGCATTCTTTTTTTTACGATGAAATCGATTTAAGTTTACGACACAAAGCCTTTTTATTAGCAACCCATT is a genomic window containing:
- a CDS encoding AAA domain-containing protein; translation: MSNVKNWLNYYKSSLTDSENLAVDISRIKNLFLQNYCDLSSGSISAKNAADMLDVEEKRINRIKGLSKKESDNWHKVFDAEIIIAPFQLDFQTDDPKFKQKTIHPFWITARVNRLGQLSAPREIFPLIVRNYLAPVAEVGNDFIFSSIETISEAREIEEPEVAEEEELDWASYWEYINLIFSEITSTSLDNYRAEGYTTNNKTTYFTRSSKISAAKSILFLYENLINETEELPLISKIINPRNRERRDPITDKGFLDYNHLHLGQMSNEFPLSISQRKTLLSYLTAEENGITAVNGPPGTGKTTLLQSLVATEVVRAAINGEDAPVILACSTNNQAVTNIIDSFINSKSTMGNLAERWIPGFNGYATYLPSNSKSEKSLKNINYLKGNMFGNEGTLCDLENENYLHDAKNFYYNRYSDFFGFQVNSLEEACNHLQEEISVIEDNLMEGVQISQNYLSSIEKVNNLLLDKENYIQKNVIKISKLQEWRDIIVKIKSFSKEQTFITEIQRYFKVDSEENTNNSEHLFIVSKETLASDKTALTFIKKCIVDFNLALSSNLKLKNWKHHNDIVGYPFISEEQMWEFEYEKMEAKDKTHSFFYDEIDLSLRHKAFLLATHYWEARWILETEDVLLNETEKGTGEKTVIAKWKRRAMLTPCFVATLYTAPTHFLFSQFQGENENGKPIFEYLPLFNFLDLLIIDEAGQVTPEVSIPIFSLAQKAIVVGDLKQIEPIWSIPPKIDYGNLTNQNIITDLAQKEYLNNIGFLASSGSIMKMAQNACEYETPLVTKKENGLLLLEHRRCNDEIIGFCNELAYDGILKPMKGKAHKDQIFASMMAYHVEGYSERKFNSRHNMNEVKAIILWLNMHKEEIQKAYNVEKIESILGIITPFASQKTELSKALIASGFKVNEIKLGTVHALQGAERNIVLFSSVYSNEDEGVLFFDRDNKPNMLNVAVSRARDSFILFGDTRIFDETKTTPSGILKKHLNMFELPT